One genomic segment of Naumovozyma castellii chromosome 9, complete genome includes these proteins:
- the CDC6 gene encoding AAA family ATPase CDC6 (ancestral locus Anc_1.142), whose amino-acid sequence MLRTRNLIPKNTFLIDDSDTEVDSPILEPITPTKNKKRTRNDSASVLLTPPQSVPKKKLKLELSEKVTVEKEEEEESSYAPPSPCATPQRALFGRDSLYSRTKAVLQRSAGILSNNDGCLPTRQAQYEKIMDFLNTNIKSHTSNSLYLTGPPGTGKTAQVDSIQRTHLLPECPRSMKSTGSSSHLLHNQSYFQLSNGDVETVSLSSINCIALNEPSHIFTKIFESFSNDEKYPHPVTTMSDLQQFLELFPQSRTFIVVLDEMDKLVRSSTNSTHSTKTIFELFLLSKLPSINFLLIGIANSLDMTDRFLSRLNLRQDLMPETIVFQPYSSDEMYQIIMNRINLVDSTDCVFNPMAIKFAAKRCSGNTGDLRKLFDVLKSSIEVVELQVLANLKKNKASDVKIVKIGLPHVAKVFSQFMNISSTRSRINKLNMQQRILLCSLVHRQRTDIFQSHCSLDDAYDYYVKLLRRKDSLTPLKRNEFLDICNALETCGVVTIFTGKSSGKTKHLVKMVKATIDDKEFDDEISKSDLLKSFLKD is encoded by the coding sequence ATGTTGAGAACAAGAAACTTGATACCAAAGAATACGTTTCTGATAGATGATTCAGATACAGAGGTTGATTCCCCCATATTGGAACCCATCACACCAACtaaaaataagaagagaACGAGGAACGATTCAGCATCAGTTCTTCTCACACCTCCTCAAAGTGTCCCAAAGAAAAAGTTAAAGCTTGAACTTTCTGAAAAAGTCACTgttgaaaaagaagaagaagaagaatcttCTTATGCTCCTCCATCGCCTTGTGCTACTCCTCAACGAGCACTTTTTGGTAGAGATTCCCTATATTCCCGTACCAAAGCTGTACTGCAAAGATCGGCTGGGAttctatcaaataatgaCGGTTGTTTGCCTACAAGACAAGCTCAGTATGAAAAAATCATGGACTTCTTAAATACAAATATCAAGAGCCACACTAGTAATTCACTTTACCTGACGGGCCCACCTGGGACAGGAAAGACTGCACAAGTGGATTCCATCCAAAGAACACATTTGTTACCTGAATGTCCGCGATCCATGAAATCAACGGGATCATCttctcatcttcttcataaCCAATCGTATTTTCAACTCTCAAATGGTGATGTAGAAACAGTATCCCTTTCTTCCATCAATTGTATTGCCCTCAATGAACCTTCTCATATTTTTACCAAGATCTTTGAATCTTTCTCTAATGACGAAAAGTACCCTCATCCTGTCACCACAATGAGTGACTTGCAGcaatttttggaattattCCCTCAATCAAGGACGTTCATTGTAGTATTAGATGAAATGGATAAGCTAGTTCGTTCATCCACAAATTCTACACATTCGACAAAgacaatttttgaattattccTACTTAGTAAATTGCCCTCGATTAACTTCCTCTTAATCGGAATAGCTAATAGTTTAGATATGACTGATAGATTCTTATCACGTTTGAACCTAAGACAAGATTTGATGCCAGAGACCATTGTGTTCCAACCTTATTCTTCAGATGAGATGTATCAGATTATTATGAATAGGATTAATTTAGTGGACTCAACGGATTGTGTATTCAATCCAATGGCAATTAAATTTGCTGCAAAGAGATGTTCTGGTAACACCGGTGATTTGaggaaattatttgatgttTTGAAGAGTAGTATTGAAGTGGTTGAGTTACAAGTACTAgctaatttgaaaaaaaataaagcaAGTGATGTTAAAATTGTCAAGATTGGTTTACCCCATGTGGCAAAAGTCTTTTCTCAATTTATGAATATTTCGTCAACAAGATCTCgtattaataaattgaatatgcAACAACGTATTCTTTTATGCTCTCTTGTACATAGACAAAGGACtgatattttccaaagtCATTGTTCATTAGACGATGCATACGATTATTATGTGAAATTACTAAGGAGGAAGGATTCATTAACTCCCTTAAAACGTAATGAATTTCTAGACATTTGCAATGCTCTTGAGACATGTGGTGTGGTAACCATTTTCACGGGTAAATCATCGGGAAAGACAAAACATTTAGTGAAAATGGTAAAAGCAACTATAGATGACAAAGAGTTTGATGACGAAATTTCCAAGTCAGATTTACTGAAGAGCTTCTTAAAGGATTAG
- the NCAS0I03100 gene encoding uncharacterized protein (ancestral locus Anc_1.143) produces MLVRLRPYVHIIILCICWYAISSFASQVTKQVLTLCPLPLFLGEFQFIYTALLAAISCNIAYYSSRFCAFFPKGTFPQYVSHGYANRKIITRPTKKIFITVLPLGIFQFVGKYFGHTATSIVPVSTVASIKTLSPIFILIFQKLLGLKTLALDSILYFSLGSLITGVWIIVNEDNKATKKGNDLMVATYSTYGIICAIISMFIFVGQNIYGKKVFTYKSNPTDIDNLRNYDSQKADSPLPVYADKKEYKEEYRDDEPVTYDKLTLMIYISLVGFCMSFGWFIMLELPLIWGYIFNGTSTELIKCMPWKLYFLNGTFHFLQAMITFYLMGEVSTLTYSIANLMKRIAIISVSWIFVGRMITFHQVFGLLLNVFGLFLYERCSSQRKKFKGRME; encoded by the coding sequence ATGTTAGTCCGTCTGCGTCCATATGTACATATCATTATTCTGTGCATTTGTTGGTACGCTATCTCATCATTCGCATCTCAGGTAACAAAACAGGTATTAACGCTATGTCCTCTACCATTATTTCTAGGtgaattccaattcatttaCACTGCATTATTGGCGGCAATCTCCTGTAATATAGCTTACTATTCATCAAGGTTTTGTGCTTTCTTTCCAAAGGGGACTTTCCCACAATATGTTTCGCACGGGTATGCCAATAGAAAGATAATAACGAGACCAACGAAAAAGATTTTCATTACCGTTCTACCTTTAggaatctttcaatttgttggtaaatattttggaCACACTGCCACATCAATTGTTCCCGTTTCTACAGTAGCCAGTATTAAGACTTTATCACCAATTTTTATCCTAATATTCCAGAAGCTGTTAGGACTTAAAACCCTGGCGCTGGattcaatattatattttagtCTGGGATCTTTAATTACTGGTGTTTGGATAATCGttaatgaagataataagGCAACAAAGAAGGGTAATGATCTCATGGTTGCCACTTACTCTACATATGGTATTATTTGTGCCATTATATCAATGTTTATCTTTGTGGGACAAAACATTTATGGGAAAAAAGTGTTTACATATAAATCCAATCCAACTGATATAGATAATTTAAGAAACTATGACTCCCAAAAGGCGGATTCTCCATTGCCAGTATATGCCGATAAAAAGGAGTATAAGGAAGAGTATAGAGATGACGAACCTGTCACCTATGATAAATTGACTTTAAtgatatatatttctttggttGGCTTTTGTATGTCCTTTGGCTGGTTTATTATGCTTGAATTGCCGCTTATATGGGGGTACATATTTAATGGAACATCTACTGAACTTATAAAATGTATGCCTTGgaaattatatttcttGAATGGGACGTTCCATTTCCTTCAAGCTATGATAACGTTTTATTTAATGGGTGAGGTATCAACGTTAACGTATTCCATTGctaatttaatgaaaagaattgCTATTATTTCTGTCAGTTGGATCTTTGTTGGCAGAATGATTACTTTCCATCAGGTTTTTGGCCTATTATTAAATGTGTTTGGTTTATTCCTTTATGAGAGATGTAGTAGCCAAaggaagaaattcaaaggaCGTatggaataa